A window of the Phaseolus vulgaris cultivar G19833 chromosome 5, P. vulgaris v2.0, whole genome shotgun sequence genome harbors these coding sequences:
- the LOC137834228 gene encoding uncharacterized protein — translation MSVIGGNNTNCTISVIGGNGTSTVNGRNITDGTISVIGGNNIDGTINNNTDGTTNVICGNNNNGTINVIGVYNSCVTISVIGGTKTDSTISVIGGNNTDGTISVIGGNNTDGTISVIGGNNTDGTITFLGGNNTDGIISVIGGNNTDGTIRVFGGNNTDGTISVIGENKTDDTISVIGGNNTDGTMSVIGDNNTHSTISVIGGNNLDGTIGVIGGHSPDGTIGVIGGNNPDGTISVIGGNNTDGSISFIGRNNSEATISLIGGNIIDGTINVIGGNNTDGTISLIGDNNTDGTISVIVGNNSDGTINVICGYNTDGTISVIGGNNTDSTICVIGGNNTDGTMSVIGGNNIDGTMSVIGGNNPDCTISVFRGNNTDATISVIGGNNTDGTISFIGGNNTDGTIIVMGGIGGNNIDGTISVICGNNTKSTISILGGNNTDGTISVIGGYGIDGTISVIGGNNTDGTINVIRRNNTDGTINVIGVYNRDITISVNGVTKTDSTTSVIGGNNTDGTISVIGGNNTDGTITFLGGNNTDGIISVIGGNNTDGTIRVFGGNNSDGTISVIGGNKTDDTISVIGGNNIDGTMSVIGGNNTHSTISVIGGNNPYGTISVIGGNNPYGTISSIGGKNIDGTISVIGGNNTDGTISLIGDNNTDGTMSVIGGNNSDGTINVICGNNTDGTISVIGGNNTDGTMSVICWNNPDCTITVIGGYNTNATISVIGRNNTDGTISFIGGNNTDGTIIVMVGNNTDGTITSIGGKNIDGTISVIGGNNTDGTISLIGDNNTDGTISVIGGNNSDGTINVICGNNTDGTISVIGGNNTDGTMSVICRNNPDCTITVIGGYNTNATISVIGRNNTGGTISFIGGNNTDGTIIVMVGNNTDGTITSIGGKNIDGTISVIGGNNTDGTISLIGDNNTDGTISVIGGNNSDGTINVICGNNRDGTISVIGGNNTDGTMSVIGRNNPDCTITVIGGYNTNATISVIGRNNTDGTISFIGGNNTDGTIIVMVGNNTDGTITIIPTNKTDGTITIIPTNKTDGTISIVPSNNIDGTISIIPSNNTDATISIIPTNNTDGTINIIATNNTDGSIKIIPRTNIDGTITIIATNNTDGTISIIPTTNTDCTIRIIPTSNIVGTISIIPTNNNDGTISIIATNNTDGTISVIGGNETDGTISVIGGNNTDGTINVICGNNTDGTNSVIGGNNTDGNISVVGGNNIDCTINVIGANNTDSTRDVSIGRSCGRDQLHQIL, via the exons atgagtgttattggtgggaataatactaattgtaccatcagtgttattggtggcaatggTACCAGCACTGTTAATGGTAGGAATattactgatggtaccatcagtgttattggagggaataatattgatggtaccatcaat aataatactgatggtacaaccaatgttatttgtgggaataataataatggtaccatcaatgttattggtgtCTATAATAGTTGTGTTACcattagtgttattggtgggactAAAACTGatagtaccatcagtgttattggtgggaataatactgatgggacaatcagtgttattggtgggaataatactgatggtaccatcagtgttattggtgggaataatactgatggtaccatcacttTTCTTGGTgggaataacactgatggtatcatcagtgttattggtgggaataatactgatggtaccatcagggTTTTTGgagggaataatactgatggtaccatcagtgttattggtgagAATAAGACTGAtgataccatcagtgttattggtgggaataatacagATGGTACCATGAGTGTTATTGGTGATAATAATACGCatagtaccatcagtgttattggtgggaataatctTGATGGTACCATCGGTGTTATTGGTGGCCATAGTCCTGATGGAACCATCGGTGTTATTGGAGGCAATAAtcctgatggtaccatcagtgttattggtgggaataacactgatggtagcATCAGTTTTATTGGTAGGAATAATTCTGAGGCTACCATCAGTCTTATTGGTGGCAACattattgatggtaccatcaatgttattggtgggaataatactgatggtaccatcagtctTATTGGTGACAATAATACAGATGGTACGATCAGTGTTATTGTAGGGAATAatagtgatggtaccatcaatgttatttgTGGGTATAATACAGacggtaccatcagtgttattggtgggaataatactgatagtACCATCTGTGTTAtcggtgggaataatactgatggtaccatgagtgttattggtggcaataatattgatggtaccatgagtgttattggtgggaataatcctgattgtaccatcagtgtttTTCGTGGCAACAATACTGATgctaccatcagtgttattggtgggaataacactgatggtacaatcagttttattggtgggaataatactgatggtactatCATTGTTATGGGTGGTATTGGagggaataatattgatggtaccatcagtgttatttgtggGAATAATACAAAAAGTACCATCAGTATtcttggtgggaataatactgatggtaccatcagtgttattggtggatatggtattgatggtaccatcagtgttataggtgggaataatactgatggtacaatcaATGTTATTCGtaggaataatactgatggtaccatcaatgttattggtgtCTATAATCGTGATATTACCATTAGTGTTAATGGTGTGACTAAAACTGATAGTACCaccagtgttattggtgggaataatactgatgggaccatcagtgttattggtgggaataatactgatggtaccatcacttTTCTTGGTgggaataacactgatggtatcatcagtgttattggtgggaataatactgatggtaccatcagggTTTTTGGAGGGAATAAttctgatggtaccatcagtgttattggtgggaataagactgatgataccatcagtgttattggtgggaataatattgatggtaccatgagtGTTATTGGTGGTAATAATACTCatagtaccatcagtgttattggtggcaataatccatatggtaccatcagtgttattggtggcaataatccttatggtaccatcagt tctATTGGTGGCAaaaatattgatggtaccatcagtgttattggtgggaataatactgatggtaccatcagtctTATTGGTgacaataatactgatggtacgaTGAGTGTTATTGGAGGGAATAatagtgatggtaccatcaatgttatttgtgggaataatacagacggtaccattagtgttattggtgggaataatactgatggtaccatgagtGTTATTTGTTGGAATAATCCTGATTGTACCATCACTGTTATTGGTGGCTACAATACTAATgctaccatcagtgttattggtaggaataacactgatggtacaatcagttttattggtgggaataatactgatggtacgaTCATTGTTATGGTTgggaataacactgatggtaccatcact tctATTGGTGGCAaaaatattgatggtaccatcagtgttattggtgggaataatactgatggtaccatcagtctTATTGGTgacaataatactgatggtacgaTCAGTGTTATTGGAGGGAATAatagtgatggtaccatcaatgttatttgtgggaataatacagacggtaccattagtgttattggtgggaataatactgatggtaccatgagtGTTATTTGTAGGAATAATCCTGATTGTACCATCACTGTTATTGGTGGCTACAATACTAATgctaccatcagtgttattggtaggAATAACACTGGTGGTACAATCAGttttattggtgggaataatactgatggtacgaTCATTGTTATGGTTgggaataacactgatggtaccatcact tctATTGGTGGCAaaaatattgatggtaccatcagtgttattggtgggaataatactgatggtaccatcagtctTATTGGTgacaataatactgatggtacgaTCAGTGTTATTGGAGGGAATAatagtgatggtaccatcaatgttatttgTGGGAATAATAGAGACGGTACcattagtgttattggtgggaataatactgatggtaccatgagtGTTATTGGTAGGAATAATCCTGATTGTACCATCACTGTTATTGGTGGCTACAATACTAATgctaccatcagtgttattggtaggaataacactgatggtacaatcagttttattggtgggaataatactgatggtacgaTCATTGTTATGGTTgggaataacactgatggtaccatcactattattcccaccaataaaactgatggtaccatcactattattcccaccaataaaactgatggtaccatcagtattgttCCTAgcaataacattgatggtaccattagtattattccctccaataacactgatgctaccatcagtattattcccaccaataacactgatggtaccatcaatattattgccacgaataacactgatggttccATCAAGATTATTCCCAGAACTAACATCGATGGTACCATCACTATTATTGcaaccaataacactgatggtaccatcagtattattcccacaacAAACACCGATTGTACAATCAGGATTATTCCCACCAGTAACATTGTTGgcaccatcagtattattcctaCCAATAAcaatgatggtaccatcagtattattgccaccaataacaccgatggtaccattagtgttattggtgggaatgaaactgatggtaccatcagtgttattggagGGAATAATACCGATGGAACCATCAATGTTATctgtgggaataatactgatggtaccaatagtgttattggtgggaataatactgatggtaacatcagtgttgttggagggaataatattgattgtaccatcaatgttattggtgcGAATAATACTGACTCTACAAGAGATGTTTCAATTGGtcgttcttgtggaagagatcaactgcaccagattttatag